The Leptospira kirschneri serovar Cynopteri str. 3522 CT genomic sequence GTCCAACTTTGGAGATTCGTCTACTTCTGAAAGTGGATAAACTCCGCAAAGGCTCCAGGATTGATAGCCGTGTTGAAAAATTTTAGGTTCGTTCAGTTGGTGTGGAGGAAGTTCGATTTCCAAGGTAAGTAATTCTGTTCCGGCCTTGGGTCTTTGTTCTCCGATCCATTCTAGATGGGGTTTGAAAGTTTCATTCTTTCCTGTTTTTTTATGCCCAAGAGAAAGTGAAAAATTTCGACAATCGCTATAGGTTTTAGTTTCTTTACCTGATATTTCAAAAGTGGATGTAAAGGAATTCTCATAGACTTTGTAGTTTAGAATGGCTCTCATAATCTCTATCGCTCATCTTTTTCTTTTTTCCGAATGGAAACTTTTCTATAATAAGAGAATTTCCACTTCGTATTTTTGATTCCCGAAAACCGCGTGGCACGGATTATTATGAAATTATGCCTCTAAAACCTTCAACTATAAAACCAGAGCTTTTTCTTGGAGATCTTTCGGAGCAAAGATTTGAAGAATATAAATCAGACGATCGTTTAGCGGTCGATTGTGAAATGATGGGACTCAATCCTAGAAGAGACAGACTTTGTGTAGTGCAGATTTGTGATTCTTCGAATAACATAAGTTTGGTTCAAATCCTTCCAGATCAAAAAGAAGCTCCGTTACTTAAGTCTTTATTTGAGGATCCTGAGATCGTAAAAATTTTTCATTTTGCGAGAATGGATTCTCTTTTTCTACGTTATCGTTTGGGAATCGATTTGCAAAATGTATTTTGTACAAAAATTGCTAGTAAACTTGCTCGTACTTATACGGACAAACACGGTTTGAAAGATCTCATCAGGGAGTTTTACGACGAGGTGATCGATAAAAAAAATCAATCTTCCGATTGGGGAAAAAAGATACTTACGAAAGATCAAATAGAATATGCGAGCGGAGACGTTAAATATCTAATTTCTCTAGAACAAAAACTTACTGAAATTTTAGTAAGAGAGGGTAGGGATTCTTTGGCAAGGGAAGCTTTTCGTTGTCTTCCTGTTTTTAATCAGATCGATTGGCTTGAAATGCCTGCTCTTTTTGAACATTGAAAAAGAAACTCACTCGAACCTTTATATGTCAGTCCTGTGGTCAAGATTATACACGCTGGGCGGGGAAATGTGAATCCTGTGGGAATTGGAATTCGATCGTGGAAGAGATAGGTGGTGAACGTTTCTCTTCTTCGAACGGAAGTTCTCAAAAAAACAAATCGTATAAAGAACCGATTCCTTTAGACAGAGTAGAAGAAGAATCTCTTAAAAGAATGGGAACTGGTCTAAAAGAATTGGATCTCGTTTTGGGGGGAGGACTGGTTCCAGGTTCTCTGACTTTGATCGGTGGAGAACCAGGTGTTGGCAAGTCCACTTTGATTTTAGAAGTTTCACGTTATCTGACACAGGTAAATAAAAACGTTCTCTATATTTCCGGAGAAGAATCCCCTTCTCAAATTCGGATGCGCGCGGAGAGGATGGGAATCAGTGCTTCTAATCTTTTTGTCACATCTGAAACGGTTGCTGAAAATATTTCTTCTATGATTGAAGGGGAAAGACCTACGGTCGTTTTTGTAGATTCGATTCAGACGATTGCAAGAGAGGCACTTCCCAACCAAGCCGGAACTGTCACACAACTGAGAGAGTGTACTCAAGTTTTATTGGAAACTGCAAAACGATCTGGAATTCCGATTTTAATGACCGGACATATTACCAAGGAAGGAACGATCGCTGGACCTAAAGTTTTAGAACATCTTGTGGACACGGTTCTTTATTTTGAAGGAGATAGACTCAATTATTATCGTTTACTTAGAGCGGTGAAAAATCGTTTTGGTGCAGTTGGTGATCTTGCAATTTTTGAAATGTTTTCTGGCGGTTTAAGAGAAGTAGGGGATCGAAATCGTGTTTTTGTAAGTGCTGGTGCGGAAGAAAGAAGCGGTTCTGTGATCAGTGCGGTTTTGGAAGGTAGTAGGGCGCTTACTGTGGAAGTGCAGGCTTTGGTTAGTAAAACCGGTTTTGCTCAAGCGAGGAGGATGGCGGAAGGTCCGGATACTCGTCGTGTGATCTTGCTGGCCGCTGTGATCGAAAAGTATATTAAAATCAAATTAGGAGAATGTGATCTATTTAGTAATCTTGCTGGAGGTTTGAGCGCGGATGAACCTGCTTTGGATCTTGCGATTTGTGCTTCGATTATATCCAGTTATCTGGATCAACCTCTTCCAAAAGGAACTTGTGTTTTGGGCGAGGTTGGGCTTTCGGGAGAAGTGCGTAGTATTGGTCAGGCCAATCTTAGGGTTAAGGAATTGGCTGGAGTTGGTATGAAGAAGGTAATTTTGCCCGAAGGAAATTTAAGCGAATTGGATCAAAATTTAGAGATACAAATCAAAGGGATTCGTTCTTTGAACGATCTGCGCTCTCTTTTTCCGGGCGCCAACTAAATCATATTTTTTTGAATATTCTTTTTTTATAATATAAATGTTGAAAAATTAATTTTTTATCTGTTTCTATTTTATGGAAACAATTTTGTTAATTGAACTATGGAATTTTCTAACAACTCTAATTTACTAATATGGTGTTCCTATTATTGTATAGGGGTTTTGATTTTATTAAAATTGACTTTGGGATATAAAACTGGGATCCATAAATTTTTATCGCAAATGTTTATTTCAGAGTAAAGTATAGATTTATATTTCTGAAGTAGTTTTCAAAATTACGTTACTATTGCTTTTATACACTGTAAGTATCAAAACGATTTAAAAAGTTAGAATTCAATTGGATCAAATTTAATGACTTCGCAAGAATTAGAAATTCAAATTCAGAAATTCAAAAAGATCGTTCCTACTGAAATTACGAAAACTCGTTGGGAACATTCGATAC encodes the following:
- a CDS encoding ribonuclease D yields the protein MPLKPSTIKPELFLGDLSEQRFEEYKSDDRLAVDCEMMGLNPRRDRLCVVQICDSSNNISLVQILPDQKEAPLLKSLFEDPEIVKIFHFARMDSLFLRYRLGIDLQNVFCTKIASKLARTYTDKHGLKDLIREFYDEVIDKKNQSSDWGKKILTKDQIEYASGDVKYLISLEQKLTEILVREGRDSLAREAFRCLPVFNQIDWLEMPALFEH
- the radA gene encoding DNA repair protein RadA, which codes for MKKKLTRTFICQSCGQDYTRWAGKCESCGNWNSIVEEIGGERFSSSNGSSQKNKSYKEPIPLDRVEEESLKRMGTGLKELDLVLGGGLVPGSLTLIGGEPGVGKSTLILEVSRYLTQVNKNVLYISGEESPSQIRMRAERMGISASNLFVTSETVAENISSMIEGERPTVVFVDSIQTIAREALPNQAGTVTQLRECTQVLLETAKRSGIPILMTGHITKEGTIAGPKVLEHLVDTVLYFEGDRLNYYRLLRAVKNRFGAVGDLAIFEMFSGGLREVGDRNRVFVSAGAEERSGSVISAVLEGSRALTVEVQALVSKTGFAQARRMAEGPDTRRVILLAAVIEKYIKIKLGECDLFSNLAGGLSADEPALDLAICASIISSYLDQPLPKGTCVLGEVGLSGEVRSIGQANLRVKELAGVGMKKVILPEGNLSELDQNLEIQIKGIRSLNDLRSLFPGAN